The DNA region CTGGAAAATGACAGATACCCTTTTCCAGTTGTGATAAGTTAAATTTTATTGAATTGTGTGCGTTAAAGTGAACGGTGTATTGTCACTTGCATTTCCTACATAGAACTTGTAATCACCAGGTTCAATGATAAAGTCGTGGGCATTGTTATCCCACACACCTAGTGGATGGTTAGTAGCGAATGGGTCAATGGTGATTGTGACATCAGTTGTTTCCCCAGCAGCTAGGTGTACTTTCTTGAAGCCAACTAAGCGCATCGGCGGTTGTCCGTCAACTGGAATGCCAACATAAACTTGTACGACTTCTGCACCATCACGGTCGCCAGTATTTGTTACAGCAACTTGAATATTAATTGGAGCGTGGCCATCTGACACTAAGTTATCTAGTCTAGCTTCTTCAATTGCAAAACTTGTATAAGATAAACCATGGCCAAAAGCAAATCCTGCCTTAATATCTTGACCTTGGTACCAGCGGTAACCCATTTCCAATCCTTCTGAGTAACGAATTGTTGGGAAACCCTCCCCTTCATCGACACCTGGATGACGTTCAGCATGTCCGTAAAAAATAGTTTCTTCATCGCGAGCTGGATAGCTTGTTGGGACTTTACCAGATGGATTTACATTACCAAATACTAAATCAGCAACAACATGTCCATCTTCAACCCCTTGATTCCATACTTCTAATACTGCCGAAGCTTTATGAATCCAAGGTAATACGACTGGACTTGAATCTTTTAATACAACAACCGTTTGCTCATTTAACCCAAGTAATGCATCTACCATTGTATCTTGGTCTTTTGGTTGGTGAGCTGTCTGCATATCCATTCCCTCTGTTGCGACTAATCCGGCCATAATGACTACTGCATCAGCATCCTTTACAGCTTCTTTCGCCTCTGCTAAGTTACTTAAATCATCCGCAACAATGAAAGCATTCACTTTTGTGTGACTGTCTAAACCGGCTAAAACATCTTCCATTCCCTGTTTAGGCGCAACTGTATATAATGGGTCCACTTTAGAAGAACCACCGCCACCTTGAGTGGCAAACTCAGCAAATTTTGATTGACCAACAATTAAGATGTTGTCGTGTGTTTTAGGATCTAGTGGCAAAATATTTTTATCATTTTTCAATAAGACAGCTGACTGTTCTCCAATGCGACGTGCACGTTGGCCGTTAGTCTCAGCATCAATTTCACCCGGATTATATTCACTTTCAAAGACATTAAATTTGAACATTTGCGTGAAGCGACGGATTAATGCTCGGTCGATTGTCTTCTCTTCAAGAGATTGGTCGGCTAAGGCAGCTTTAATATTCGTTTCATTTAACCACTTAGCATCAGGCATTTCATGGTCTAAACCTGCATTTAATGAAGCAGCAGCTGAACGTGCTGACCAGAAGTCCGTTTGAACATATCCTTCAAAGCCCCACTCGTTACGTAAAATATCATTTAATAAGTAACGATTTTCAGTGGCATAAGTACCGCGTAATCGATTATATGCCGACATAATAGAGGCTACTTCACCATCTTTTACTAACATCTCAAATGGTAGTAAGTATAATTCACGCAGAACATTTTCATCGATTTCTACAGAATAGCGGAAGCGTTCATCTTCTTGGTCATTTACTGCAAAGTGTTTACCCATAGCAATTACATCATGACTTTGAATCGCTTTAGTGATTTCAACACCCATCACACCTGATAGGAATGGATCTTCTGAAAAGTATTCAAAGTTACGACCTGAAATGGGTAGACGGTGTAAACACACGGCTGGACCCTCTAATACATGTTGGCCTAATGTTTTAGTTTCTTCACCAATAATATCACCGTAAGCATAGGCTAATTCTGGATCAAATGTTGCTGCAACACCGATTGTCATTGGTAAGGCTGTTGCTTTGGGGCTTGGTGTACCGTCTCCCATACCAACACCAACTGGTCCATTTGTAATCCGGTAACGTGGTATACCCAATTCTTCATTGGCTTTAACGTGACGTTCTACACGGATTTGACTAGCTAGCCTTGCCATTTCTTCTTCATCTGTAATTTCACTCATAGAGCCATAGATATCAATAGTTTCCATTGCACCATGTAATTGTTGGATTTTTTGATCAATATTCATATGTGCTACTAACAATTCTGCCCGTTTCTTTGCTTCTAAACTTGTATCTAGCCAAGGCATGTCTTTTGTATTCGTTTCCATAAATATCCCCCATTTTTTAACTTTTTGTTTCAGAACTTCTATAGTCCCTGAAACCCTTATCATCTTTCTCTATCATACAATAACTTTATACTTTTGACTAGTTTACTCAATTAAAAAGAGCAACATTTGCAAACTTCTTTGCATATAAAAGCAAGCTTAGTCTACTAACGTTAGCTAATTCTAAATATTTGCATTCTCCTAGACCTGTCGCTATGCTAACAGGTGAACAAAATATGAAACAATTGATTGTGAGGTAGAACAATTGAAAACAACCATTAGAAGACGACATATCGGTGAGATACCTTTACTTGAAGTTGTCCCTGTACAAGACCGCAATGCCCCTCTACCATTGATTGTCTATTACCATGGTTGGCAGTCAAATAAAGAATTAAACTTAACTCAAGGGCGTAAACTAGCACAAGTCGGTTTTCGTGTGATATTACCAGATGCCATGAACCATGGTAGCCGTAAGCAACCAGTATCCGCTATTCCGTCTTTAACCTTTTGGCAAAGTATCCAAAGTAACTTATTTGAATTTGGCGCTATTATCCAACACTTCAAAAGACTGAACTTAATTCTAGATGACCGGATTGGAGTTGGGGGGACTTCTATGGGTGGCTTTACTTCATCCGCTTTATTGACCCACCACCCAGAAATAAAGGTAGCTTCATGTATGATGGGGTCACCAACGCCAACCCAATATCGAGAGCGACTAATTGAACATGCTAGCAGGCTCTCCAACCGGTTTGTCCCAGATGATTTAAGAGATTTGACGGCTTGGGTTGACCGGTATGATTTGTCCACCCAAGTTGACAGCTTAGCGGGCAGACCCTTCTTGATTTGGCATGGTGAGCGTGATTGGCGGGTACCTTATGATCAGACTGCAACGTTTGTGAAAGACAACAACCACTTGGACAATATCATTTTTGTACACGAGGATGAAGATCATTTAGTTAAAACAGAAACCATGGATATGATGACGGCTTTCTTTTTAGATAAGCTTTAAGCAAGCCAACAATAAAAAAGGGCAACCTTTCCTAGCTGATGTTAGCTAAGAGGGTTGCCCTTTTTCAATTATTATAGATTTAATTATTCAGCTTTTAAAGCTGCTTTAGTGATGTAGTTGTATGGTTGGTTGAAGTGAGGTAAGAAGAACAAGTCTAATAGTGCTAATTTATCAACTGTTAATTGTTCTTGCACCGCTAATGAGAACATGTGGATACCCATTGATACGTCAAAGCGTGATACCATTTGCGCACCTACGATACGACGAGATTCTTCTTCGTATACGATACGTAATTTAACTTCACCGTTTTCTTCTGCTGGCATGAAACCTGGTAATTGTGTATCTTCGATGTCTGTGTAGTTTACTTTCAAGCCGTTTTTCTCTGCTGCACGTACTGATAAACCAGTAGATACTAATTTCAAGCCAAAGATTTCGATACCGTTTGAACCTTGAATCCCAGCACCTTCTACGTGGTTACCTAAGATATTTTGACCTGCAACGATACCTGAACGGACAGCGTTTGAAGCTAATGCAATATAAGCTGTGTCATTTACAGCGTTTGAGTAGTTAGTTGCACAGTCACCTACTGCGTATACTGAGTCGTCGTTTGTTTTGAATGTACGGTCTACTAAGTAAGCGCCGTTAACAAATGTATCTAAGTGGTCTGCACCTAATCCAGCGTTTGGACGGAAACCGATACAGTTGATGATAACGTCAGCTTTGTATTCGCCGTTAGTTGTTTTAAGACCTGTTACTTTACCGTTTTCACCTAAGTATTCTTCAGCTAATTCACCAAAGTGAGTGTGTACGCCGTTAGCGCGTAAGTTTTCGTCCATTGCTACTGCGAAGTCTACATCGTAGTAGTTCATTAATGAATGTTCTTCTGCGTCGAAGATGTGTACTTCTTTACCGCGACGAGCTGCTGCTTCAGCGATTTCAACACCGATGTAACCAGCACCGATAACACATACAACGTTAGCGTCGTCTGCTGCTAAGGCTTTGTCTACTTCTTGACCTTCTTGGAATAATTTTAGGAAGTGTAATCCTTCTAAGTCGTTACCTGGTAATTTAGGTGCGATCGGAAGAGATCCAGTTGCTAAAACTAATTTGTCATAGTTTTCTTCTAATTTTTCACCTGATTTAGTTTCTGCGTAAACAACTTTATTTTCAAAGTCAATTTCTTTTACTTCTGTTTCTAAAGATACTTTAGCACCTTTAGCTTCGAAATCTGCAGCTTTTGTATAGAATAACCCTTCGTAGCTATCGATTTGACGACCTACCCATAATGCGGTCCCACAACCTAAGTATGATAAGTTTGAGTTACGGTCTATTAATGTAACTTCTACGTCTTGATCTGAATCTAATAATGTATTTGCTGCTGAGATACCTGCATGGTTAGTTCCTACTACTACAACTTTCATTAAATGTTTCCTCCTCGGTGTACATATCTATTGCTCATTTATTTACAAGCTCAGAATAACACCATTTTTTTGGGATGACAAACCAAAGTTGTATAATTTGTAAAAGCTCACAAAGTCTATAGCAAGCAATTTTAAACGATAGTTTGTGAAAAACTTATTATATACCTTTAAAAATGGTTATTTTATTGCATTTTTTGTTATTTTTCTTAAAAATTATATTTCTTTAACCAAATTCGATATTTCACAAATTTAGAAATTTTAATACATTATTTGTACTTTCTACACTTTTATCCATCTATAAAAGAAAAAAGCACTCACAAATATCGAGTGCTCTTCCCCTATATATCAATGTTTCTGCCATTTTTCACTTGTGCAGATTTTATATGTGAAAAAGTTTGTGCATTTTTATACGATGTTATATTCTATCAATTTCTTTATCAGTTAATGTTTGGTGACGTAGACTCTCTAAAAATCGTACTTTTTGTTCAATATCCCGGTCACCTGTCTGTTGAATCATACGTTCACGGTAGGCTACATCAATCTTAATAATTTTATAAATAGAAGCTAAGAACGGCACCCCAATTAGCATACCTGGGATTCCCATCAAGCCACCACCAACAGTCACGGCGAATAAGACCCACATACTAGGTAGACCAATTGAATCCCCCACAACACGCGGATAGATTAAGTCTCCTTCCAATTGTTGAACAAAAAAAACAAAAATGAGGTAAACCACCGCATAGGTCGGGTTTAAAGCTAAGAGGATAACCACCCCAACTGCACCAGATAAGAAGGCACCTATAATCGGAATCAATGCCATCACACCTTGAAGGACACCTAACATCGCAGCATAAGGAACTTGCAGAATAAATAACCCCGCTGTTACTAAAGCACCTAAGATGATTGCTTCAATGACCATTCCTGAAATAAACTTAGAAAATGTTTCATTAGCAA from Aerococcus urinaeequi includes:
- the nox gene encoding H2O-forming NADH oxidase: MKVVVVGTNHAGISAANTLLDSDQDVEVTLIDRNSNLSYLGCGTALWVGRQIDSYEGLFYTKAADFEAKGAKVSLETEVKEIDFENKVVYAETKSGEKLEENYDKLVLATGSLPIAPKLPGNDLEGLHFLKLFQEGQEVDKALAADDANVVCVIGAGYIGVEIAEAAARRGKEVHIFDAEEHSLMNYYDVDFAVAMDENLRANGVHTHFGELAEEYLGENGKVTGLKTTNGEYKADVIINCIGFRPNAGLGADHLDTFVNGAYLVDRTFKTNDDSVYAVGDCATNYSNAVNDTAYIALASNAVRSGIVAGQNILGNHVEGAGIQGSNGIEIFGLKLVSTGLSVRAAEKNGLKVNYTDIEDTQLPGFMPAEENGEVKLRIVYEEESRRIVGAQMVSRFDVSMGIHMFSLAVQEQLTVDKLALLDLFFLPHFNQPYNYITKAALKAE
- a CDS encoding beta-glucosidase family protein, with the protein product METNTKDMPWLDTSLEAKKRAELLVAHMNIDQKIQQLHGAMETIDIYGSMSEITDEEEMARLASQIRVERHVKANEELGIPRYRITNGPVGVGMGDGTPSPKATALPMTIGVAATFDPELAYAYGDIIGEETKTLGQHVLEGPAVCLHRLPISGRNFEYFSEDPFLSGVMGVEITKAIQSHDVIAMGKHFAVNDQEDERFRYSVEIDENVLRELYLLPFEMLVKDGEVASIMSAYNRLRGTYATENRYLLNDILRNEWGFEGYVQTDFWSARSAAASLNAGLDHEMPDAKWLNETNIKAALADQSLEEKTIDRALIRRFTQMFKFNVFESEYNPGEIDAETNGQRARRIGEQSAVLLKNDKNILPLDPKTHDNILIVGQSKFAEFATQGGGGSSKVDPLYTVAPKQGMEDVLAGLDSHTKVNAFIVADDLSNLAEAKEAVKDADAVVIMAGLVATEGMDMQTAHQPKDQDTMVDALLGLNEQTVVVLKDSSPVVLPWIHKASAVLEVWNQGVEDGHVVADLVFGNVNPSGKVPTSYPARDEETIFYGHAERHPGVDEGEGFPTIRYSEGLEMGYRWYQGQDIKAGFAFGHGLSYTSFAIEEARLDNLVSDGHAPINIQVAVTNTGDRDGAEVVQVYVGIPVDGQPPMRLVGFKKVHLAAGETTDVTITIDPFATNHPLGVWDNNAHDFIIEPGDYKFYVGNASDNTPFTLTHTIQ
- a CDS encoding alpha/beta fold hydrolase, translated to MKTTIRRRHIGEIPLLEVVPVQDRNAPLPLIVYYHGWQSNKELNLTQGRKLAQVGFRVILPDAMNHGSRKQPVSAIPSLTFWQSIQSNLFEFGAIIQHFKRLNLILDDRIGVGGTSMGGFTSSALLTHHPEIKVASCMMGSPTPTQYRERLIEHASRLSNRFVPDDLRDLTAWVDRYDLSTQVDSLAGRPFLIWHGERDWRVPYDQTATFVKDNNHLDNIIFVHEDEDHLVKTETMDMMTAFFLDKL